The DNA region GGGTCAAAATACATTTTTTGAAGCTCGCAGACATTATCGGAATTATTCTTTAAAGCTTTAATTCCAGCTCCACCCACTATTTTACCATCATTTTCTATAACAAGGTAAGTCTCATTGCTTTTTTGATAAGCTTCGTACATTTTTGTAGTTTCAATATCTTCATAGGCTGTTCCGGTAGTGGGCAGGCCAAATTCTACAATCGTTGTTTTGATGATTTGTTCGATTTGTGCATTGTCCGATGGTTTGATTTTTCTGATAATCATATCGTTTTAAATAATGTATTTTTGCGATGTGAATATACACGAAAAATACATAAAACGTTGTTTGCAATTGGCAAAAAACGGATTGGGCCTAACCAGACCGAATCCAATGGTGGGCTGTGTAATTGTACATGATAATAATATAATAGGCGAGGGATTTACAAATCCTTTTGGTGGCAATCATGCCGAAGTAAACGCAATTAATTCGGTTAGTGACAGAAAGTTGTTGCAAAA from Aureibaculum sp. 2308TA14-22 includes:
- a CDS encoding GNAT family N-acetyltransferase — protein: MIIRKIKPSDNAQIEQIIKTTIVEFGLPTTGTAYEDIETTKMYEAYQKSNETYLVIENDGKIVGGAGIKALKNNSDNVCELQKMYFDPIARGKGYGNLLIEKCLKKAKSFGYTQCYIETDPSMKAAIHLYKKNGFIHLEGPLGNTGHCACGVWMLKKLNE